The Salvia miltiorrhiza cultivar Shanhuang (shh) chromosome 1, IMPLAD_Smil_shh, whole genome shotgun sequence genome has a window encoding:
- the LOC131000494 gene encoding E3 ubiquitin-protein ligase SINAT2-like, with protein MAPGSSAFKEVVESHPKQMNHKTSKMKAESGTVKTSMSLAEKHSIHGVHELLQCPTCADSMYPPIHQCPNGHTLCANCKRMHNCCPTCRFELGNIRCLALEKVAESMELPCRYQSLGCQDLFPYYDKAKHEKHCPFRPYTCPYASSECCVTGDIPFLVAHLKEDHSVDMHDGCTFNHRYVKSNPHEVENATWMLTVFNCFGRQFCLHFEAFSLGTAPAYMAFVRFMGEDSDARKFNYTLEVGAFGRKLVWQGVPRSIRDSHRKVRDSQDGLIIPRSLALYFSAGSGQELKLRVTGRIWKV; from the exons ATGGCGCCAGGGAGTAGTGCCTTCAAAGAGGTTGTCGAATCACATCCAAAACAGATGAATCATAAAACGTCGAAGATGAAGGCAGAGAGTGGTACTGTAAAGACTAGTATGTCACTGGCAGAGAAACACAGCATACATGGTGTTCATGAGCTTCTTCAGTGCCCGACTTGTGCAGATTCGATGTATCCTCCTATCCATCAG TGCCCAAATGGACACACATTGTGTGCAAACTGCAAAAGAATGCATAACTGCTGCCCAACTTGCCGTTTCGAGCTAGGGAACATAAGGTGTTTAGCTTTGGAGAAAGTGGCTGAATCTATGGAACTTCCCTGCCGATATCAGAGCTTAGGCTGTCAAGATTTATTTCCATATTATGACAAGGCCAAGCATGAGAAACATTGCCCGTTCCGACCATACACATGTCCTTATGCTAGTTCCGAGTGTTGTGTAACTGGCGACATTCCATTTCTCGTGGCTCACTTGAAGGAGGATCACTCCGTTGATATGCACGATGGATGCACTTTCAACCACAGATATGTCAAGTCGAATCCCCATGAAGTCGAAAATGCTACGTGGATGCTAACT GTTTTCAACTGTTTTGGAAGACAGTTCTGCTTACACTTTGAGGCTTTCTCGCTCGGAACAGCACCTGCCTACATGGCCTTCGTGCGTTTCATGGGGGAGGACAGCGATGCCAGGAAGTTCAACTACACTCTGGAAGTCGGGGCATTTGGGCGTAAGCTCGTGTGGCAAGGAGTTCCAAGAAGCATCCGCGACAGCCACAGGAAAGTACGCGACAGCCAAGACGGGCTGATCATTCCGAGGAGCTTAGCACTCTACTTCTCTGCCGGCAGTGGTCAGGAGCTTAAGCTGAGGGTCACCGGTCGGATTTGGAAAGTGTGA